A DNA window from Meiothermus cerbereus DSM 11376 contains the following coding sequences:
- a CDS encoding response regulator transcription factor, translating into MARVLLIEDDTGVREALRLGLELEGYQVLEAGTGADGLRRLAENPEVVVLDVLLPGGDGFGVLREIRKRSAVPVLMLTALDEVEWRVKGLREGADDYLVKPYALSELLARIEALLRRSKRLEEVLAYADVALYPGKMEARRNERLLELSPKALQLLQCFLEHAERVLPKETLMQRVWGEEVEPNTLEVHLSALRRALGEPPLLHTLRGHGYILRK; encoded by the coding sequence ATGGCCCGGGTGCTGCTCATCGAAGACGATACCGGGGTGCGCGAAGCCCTGCGCCTTGGCCTGGAACTCGAGGGTTACCAGGTTCTGGAGGCGGGTACGGGGGCCGATGGTCTACGTCGGCTGGCCGAAAACCCCGAGGTGGTGGTACTGGATGTGCTGCTGCCGGGGGGTGATGGGTTTGGGGTGCTGCGCGAGATTCGCAAGCGGAGCGCGGTACCGGTGCTGATGCTCACGGCGCTGGACGAGGTGGAGTGGCGGGTCAAGGGCTTGCGCGAGGGGGCCGACGACTACCTGGTGAAGCCATACGCGCTGTCGGAGTTGCTGGCTCGCATCGAGGCCCTCTTGCGCCGAAGTAAACGCCTGGAGGAGGTGCTTGCCTACGCCGATGTGGCGCTTTACCCAGGCAAGATGGAAGCCCGCCGAAATGAGCGCCTGCTGGAGCTATCCCCCAAAGCCCTACAGCTACTGCAGTGTTTTTTGGAGCACGCCGAGCGTGTCCTGCCCAAGGAGACCCTGATGCAGCGGGTCTGGGGGGAAGAGGTCGAGCCCAACACCCTCGAGGTGCACCTCTCGGCGCTGCGTCGAGCCCTAGGCGAGCCCCCACTGCTTCACACCCTGCGGGGGCACGGGTATATCCTGCGAAAGTAG
- a CDS encoding TetR/AcrR family transcriptional regulator, with protein sequence MDTRQALLRSARKAFAERGYAATSLEDLARTLGLTKAAVYHHFASKRALLEALLQEGFVETQRALSQPGTLHQRLLALALAYRGQVEPLTALMTAYSSRRGGDLEAVQLAREAMRRGIEQLAELLEQVSPRHGKALAVIFASIVHGAYMTAQHMPGYSAEQLLQEGVALFVRGLPEGKGEPPRQ encoded by the coding sequence ATGGATACCCGTCAGGCCCTGTTGCGAAGCGCCCGTAAAGCGTTTGCAGAGCGGGGGTACGCTGCTACCAGCCTGGAAGACCTGGCCCGCACCCTGGGCCTGACCAAGGCCGCAGTGTACCACCACTTTGCTTCCAAGCGGGCGCTCTTGGAGGCCCTTTTGCAGGAAGGCTTTGTGGAGACCCAGCGGGCGCTTTCCCAGCCAGGCACCTTGCATCAGCGCTTGCTGGCCCTGGCCCTGGCTTACCGGGGGCAGGTGGAGCCGCTCACCGCCCTCATGACCGCTTACTCGAGCCGCCGGGGGGGCGACCTCGAGGCCGTCCAACTGGCCCGCGAAGCTATGCGGCGGGGCATCGAACAACTGGCCGAGCTATTGGAGCAGGTCTCGCCTAGGCACGGCAAAGCCCTGGCGGTCATCTTTGCCTCGATTGTGCATGGGGCCTACATGACCGCCCAGCACATGCCCGGTTATTCGGCAGAACAGCTTTTGCAGGAGGGGGTGGCACTTTTCGTGCGGGGTTTGCCGGAGGGCAAAGGAGAACCCCCCAGACAGTGA